ATCGAGTGGTGCAGGCGCCGGAGTCCACGATCGACGCCCTCCGGCTCGACGGCGAGTGGATGTCGTACTCGGTGGTCGCGCCCAGTCTCAACGCGGTCGACGCAGAGATGACGCGTGCGGTGACCTCGGCGGAGCTCGGTCTGCCCGAGGTGTCGCGATCCGTGGGGCCGACCGGGTTCGTGGTCGGCGGCGAGAACGACACCGAGTCGATCCTCGCCCTGACCGAGCTCAACGGCCACTCCGTCGGGCAACTCGAGGGGTGGATGCGCCCGTCCGGCTTCGGCGGACCCGTCGACTTCGATACTTCTCAGGACGGGTTTCTCGGCCGGAACGACCAGCTGCTCCGGACGATGGCGCGGGACAACGACGTGGTCCGGAAGCTCGGCCTGACCCACGCCGAAGTGGGCGAGACCGTCCGGACGGCGGCCGGGGCCTCGACCCGCTTCGGTGTCTCGGACTACCTCGGAGCCGACGACCATCGGTACTCGATCGAGGTGCAGCAGAGCAGAGGTTTCCAGCAGTCTCCGTTCCAGGACGGCACGGCCGGGGGCGCCAACCTCCAGGTCACGAACGAGCGGACCGGATCCACCGTCGCCCTCTCCGGCCTGGGCGGGGAGATGATCAGCCGGTACGGGTTCTACCAAGGGCCCGGCACGCCGTACCGGTCGGCGCCCGAGGACATCATCCGGACCTTCGGAGATCTGGCCGAGAAGGCCGGCGGTGAGGCCGAGATCACGAGAGTCGTGGCTGAGGTCGACGCCTACCACTCTGCTGCTGATGCCATCGGCAGATCCTCCACAGGTTGGGAGGGCCGGCCGGCCGCATCAGGCACGGCCGCCGGCTCCCGCCCCGATGGCTGGTCTCCGGAGAGCGGCGCCAAGCGGGCGCCGGAAGCCTGGGGACGCTGACCTCAGGAGAGGTAGGTGTCCCGGGCGAGGTCGTAGGCGAGTGCCTTCGCGACCTGCGTCGCGTCGTCCTCGTCCAGCCGGTGCTGTACGACGAGGTCGGCCAGGTAGCCGGCATCGATCCGGCGAGCGAGGTCGTGCCGCGCCGGGATCGACAGGTACGCGCGGGTGTCGTCGACGAAGCCTGACATGTTGTAGAAACCGGCCGTCTCGGTGACGAGCTCACGGAACCGGCGCATGCCGTCCGGGCTGTCCAGGAACCACCATGGCGCACCGAGCCGCACCGCGGGATACACGCCGGCTAGCGGTGCCAGCTCCCGCGAGTAGACGGTCTCGTCGACGGTGAACAGCACCAGCCGGAAGCCATCGGCGTGCCCGAACCGCTCGAGCAGCGGCCGGAGCGACCGCGTGAACTCGGTCGTCACCGGGATGTCGTGGCCTTGGTCCGGCCCGTACGTCGCGAAGATCGCCGGATCGTGGTCCCGCAGTACGCCGGGATGCAGCTGCATCACCAGACCGTCCTCGGCCGACATCACCGCCGACTGGTACAGCATGTGCCCCGCGAACGCCGCCGCGTCCTCGGCCGTCACGTCACCCTTCAACGCACCGGCGTAGATCCGCCCGGCCTCCGCATCGGTCAGCGGTACGGCGGCCGCGCTCAGGTGACCGTGGTCGGTGGCGCGCGCTCCTGCCGCGATGAACGCCTGCCGACGTTGCCGGATCGCCTGCAGGAACCCGTCGTACGTCGAGGTGTCGACGTCGGCCAGCGCGCCGAGCTGCGTGATCAGCGCGGGCCAGCCGTCCCGGTCGACGTGGGCGACCGCGTCCGGCCGGAACGTGGGGACCACGCGGCCCGGCAGGTCCGCGGCGAGCTTCGCGTGCTGGGCGAGGTCGTCGGTCGCCGCGTCGGTGGTGGAGATCAGCTCGATGTTGAAGCGGTCGAGCAGTGCTCGCGGCCGGAACTCGGGCTCCGCGATGCGGGCCATGATCTGGTCGTACAGCTCGTCGGCGGTCTCGGCGGACGGGTGCACGGTGAGGCCGAGGACCTCCGCGAACTCGTGCTCGAGCCAGTAGCGGCTCGGCGTGCCGAGGAAGAGGTGCCAGTTGGTGCAGAACTCCCGCCAGATCTCGCGCGGCTCGGCGGTCTGCTTGCCGTCGCGGCGGGGGAGTCCGAGCTTGTCGGGGGAGACGCCCTGGGAGACCAGCATCCGGGTCACGTAGTGGTCCGGCACGACCAGCAGCTCGGCCGGGTTGCCGAACGGCGCGTCGGTGGCGAACAGGCCGATGTCGACGTGACCGTGCAGGCACAGCAGCGGCAGGTCCTTCGTCGAGGCGTGGATCCGGCGGGCGATGTCCCGCGCGGCGCCGGCCGGCAGGGCGCGGTCCGGATGAGGCTGCAGGGCCTTCGGCATGGGTCCTCCGTGGTGGGCTGAAACGTGTTCTGCAAAGGATTGCAGTCGGCGCTTGTCAGCACAAGGTAGCGTCCGCTGGTCGACCGCTTGACACAAACTGCAACCGATTGCAGACTCGTCCGCGACCCCTGAGGAGATGACCATGGCGGCAACGATCCGGGATGTGGCGCGGCTGGCCGGCGTATCGCCGTCCACGGTCTCGCGCGCGCTCTCGCTGCCCGAGATGGTCAACGCGACCACGAGGGCCCGCGTCGCGGCCGCGGTCGAGCAGCTCGGGTACGAGCCGAACCGGGCGGCCCGCGGGCTGATCACCGGCCGGACCGGAACCATCGGCCTGGTCGTGCCAGACCTGGCCAACCCGTTCTTCGCCAGCCTGACCAAGGGCGTGCAGGCGCGAGCCCGCCACCACGACGTCGCTGTTTTCGTCGCGGACACCGACGAGGACCCGGCGGCCGAGGCCGGACTGGTGCGGGCGCTGTCGAAGCAGGTCGACGGTGTCGTGCTGTGCTCGCCGCGGGCGAGTGACGAGGAACTGGCGGCGATCGCCCAGGACACCACCGTCGTACTCGTCAACCGCACCGCCGTCGGTCTGCCGGGCGTTGCCTACGACAACGAGGACGGGATGCGGCAGGCCGTTGCCCATCTCGTTGCCCTCGGCCACCGCCGGATCGCGTGGGTCGGCGGGCCGGCGACGTCCTGGTCGACCCAGCACCGCGGCTTCGGCCTGCGGAACGCGGTCGAGGCGTTGCACGCCGAGCTCGCGCCGGTCGGCAACTTCGCGCCGACGTACGAAGGCGGGATGGCGGCCGCGGACCAGGTGGTCGCGACCGGAGCCACCGCGGTCGTGGCCTACAACGACCTGGTCGCGATCGGTCTGCTGGCCCGCCTGCACAGCCGCGGCATCTCGGTCCCCGGCGACCTGAGCGTGGTCGGGGTCGACGACATCGCGATGTCCAGGATGGCGCGGCCGGCGCTGACCACGGTCCGGCTGCCGAAGCAGGAGGCCGGACGGATCGCCGTCGAGCTGCTGCTCGCGATGCTCGACGACCCGGAGAGCGCGGCCGAAGGTTCGAAGCACGGGGAGCTGCACGGGGAACTGATCGTCCGGGACTCGACCGGACCAGCACCACAGAAGTGATCAACCCGGCCAGTGGTGACGCTGTGCCGGGCCGCCCTTGATCCGAGGAGATATCCGATGCATCTGCAGCGGAAGTTGATCGCGGCCACCGGCCTGTTGGCCATGGTGACCGGGCTGCTCGCCTGCGGCGCCCCGGCGCCGAACAAACCCGCCACCGAGAGCAGTGGCGACGTACCGGACAAACCGGCCAAGGCCGTGACGCTGAACGTCCTCGACGTGGCCGGCAACCTGCAGCTGACCCAGGGAATGATCGACGACTTCGTCAAGCAGCACTCGGACGTGATCTCGAAGGTCACGTACTCGAAGGGACCCGCGCCCGAGCTGGCCGGCAAGATCAAGGCCCAGCAGAACGCGAACCGGGTCGACATCGACGTGGTGCTGACCGGCACCGACGGTCTCGCCGCCGGCCGGGAGCAGGGCCTGTGGACCGACCTGCTGACGAAGTGCTCCGACCGGCTGCCCGGGATGAAGGACTACCTGCCGCCCGCGCAGAAGATGCAGGAACTGGGCGGCAAGGAAGGGGTGACTGTCACCTACTACCCGTCCGGCCCGCTGCTCGAGTACATGCCGTCGAAGGTCGCGTCGCCGCCGAAGACCGCCGCCGACCTGCTCGCCTACGCGAAGGCCAACAAGGGCAAGGTCATGTACGCCCGGCCCGCGAACTCCGGCCCCGGCCGCACGTTCCTGATGGGCCTGCCGTACATCCTTGGCGACAAGGACCCGAAGGACCCGGTGAACGGCTGGGACAAGACCTGGGCGTACCTCAAGGAGCTCAACCAGTACGTCGACTTCTACCCGTCCGGCACCGCCGACACGATGAAGGCGCTCGCCAACGGT
This Kribbella sp. NBC_00482 DNA region includes the following protein-coding sequences:
- the uxaC gene encoding glucuronate isomerase translates to MPKALQPHPDRALPAGAARDIARRIHASTKDLPLLCLHGHVDIGLFATDAPFGNPAELLVVPDHYVTRMLVSQGVSPDKLGLPRRDGKQTAEPREIWREFCTNWHLFLGTPSRYWLEHEFAEVLGLTVHPSAETADELYDQIMARIAEPEFRPRALLDRFNIELISTTDAATDDLAQHAKLAADLPGRVVPTFRPDAVAHVDRDGWPALITQLGALADVDTSTYDGFLQAIRQRRQAFIAAGARATDHGHLSAAAVPLTDAEAGRIYAGALKGDVTAEDAAAFAGHMLYQSAVMSAEDGLVMQLHPGVLRDHDPAIFATYGPDQGHDIPVTTEFTRSLRPLLERFGHADGFRLVLFTVDETVYSRELAPLAGVYPAVRLGAPWWFLDSPDGMRRFRELVTETAGFYNMSGFVDDTRAYLSIPARHDLARRIDAGYLADLVVQHRLDEDDATQVAKALAYDLARDTYLS
- a CDS encoding LacI family DNA-binding transcriptional regulator — its product is MAATIRDVARLAGVSPSTVSRALSLPEMVNATTRARVAAAVEQLGYEPNRAARGLITGRTGTIGLVVPDLANPFFASLTKGVQARARHHDVAVFVADTDEDPAAEAGLVRALSKQVDGVVLCSPRASDEELAAIAQDTTVVLVNRTAVGLPGVAYDNEDGMRQAVAHLVALGHRRIAWVGGPATSWSTQHRGFGLRNAVEALHAELAPVGNFAPTYEGGMAAADQVVATGATAVVAYNDLVAIGLLARLHSRGISVPGDLSVVGVDDIAMSRMARPALTTVRLPKQEAGRIAVELLLAMLDDPESAAEGSKHGELHGELIVRDSTGPAPQK
- a CDS encoding ABC transporter substrate-binding protein, with the translated sequence MHLQRKLIAATGLLAMVTGLLACGAPAPNKPATESSGDVPDKPAKAVTLNVLDVAGNLQLTQGMIDDFVKQHSDVISKVTYSKGPAPELAGKIKAQQNANRVDIDVVLTGTDGLAAGREQGLWTDLLTKCSDRLPGMKDYLPPAQKMQELGGKEGVTVTYYPSGPLLEYMPSKVASPPKTAADLLAYAKANKGKVMYARPANSGPGRTFLMGLPYILGDKDPKDPVNGWDKTWAYLKELNQYVDFYPSGTADTMKALANGSANIIASTTGWDINPRVLGTVPKEAAITPIEGFHWVTDAHYAVVPKGVSTDKQAAILQLLQFMLTPEQQAKAYDKGYFYPGPAIKGVELSQAPQESKDAISEFGRPEYDKLIADNPTEVPLDAKALVAAFDKWDREVGGSKVKGQ